The genome window AGCATTTAAAAGTTGCTACACAATATGAAAAAGATTCAAGAAGATGGAAAGAAATAACTGATGCCATTTGTTACTACATCGTGAAAGATATGGCTCCCATAGCTACAGTGGAGCGCAGTGGGTTTAAATACCTCGTTAAAACTCTCGACAGAACATAGACTATGCCATTGCAACTATATTTTCCCCAAACTGCACTGGCCAACATGTACAAAACATGTCATAAAAAGGTAGCTGCTGCACTGAAGTCTGCAGTTTGCAGCCACATCTGATCTCTGCTCAAGTAGGACCATggtttatataatttaatagtatagaatagtagCTGAATAATTTGTGTTTCcctttaattattttgaagtcaaaaagacaagaaatgcacgctttcattagaaaaaaatatcccaACTTTAATAGTTGAGCATATTCACAGTACAAATCTTGTCAGTAAACTATGAGGGCAACCCAGCCCCCCCAAATAATCGTTCATTAATAGTAATCGCGATAAAACGATCAATTAATCGAGACTTTGATTTTAGGtcatatcgtccagccctaatATGAACTCCATTACTTGTATGGTTATGTAGTTGGTCATTGTACTGTATTCAACAGCtgctgtttttaatcattttaaatgaatggtTGGCTTGTCATGGTTACACTAAGTTGGGCCCTTAAACCTCAACTGCTTAGTTGTATACTTTCTCAGCTGTTAGTCACTTTAATTAAAAGCATCAGCTATTCTGTCCTGGATAGATACCAGCTATCCTTAAAGTGTTTTTAGTGGGACCTCTGCAAAATCCGCATGAAACCTCAGTCATGATTCATGTTATTTCCTCAACTGTCTTTTCCAACAGTGTAAATTCATACTGAAATAGAATGATTTTTCTAATTCTACCTGTGAGGTTACTGGCAAACTTGTGATTCATTAAATAAAGTGTCAATTATAAATCAGTTAATTCACCTTAATTTTGATTATTTGAAGAAGTGATTTTAGAATTGTGAAAGATGCTGTCCTTTGCAGACCTACAGGAAAAGTGTATCCTTTATCACCTAATCATAATGAAATACAGTCTAATTCATGTGTGTATGGGAGAACAGAGAAAAACAAGAAGAGTCAAAAATTTATGAATGATTTACCCAAGACTCTTTACTacaagaaattattttaaaaaattaaaaatctgattttttggAGTGATGTGACTATCGTGGACACATGGCATGACGGCCTCCGTCTACTGGGAGAGTCACACCTGTAATAAAGGTAGCAGCATCTGAGGCCAGGAAGGCAATTGCCTGAGCCACTTCCCCCACCTCACCGGGTCGGCCAAGGGCATGCGTGACTTTACACTTCTCAAGAAACTACAGCAAAAGGAAGGGAAGgacaacacacatacagtaatagttacagtgctgtgaaaaagtatttgatttctactgtttttgtgtacagctcatactaaatagttttagatcttcaaatgaaatacaaaggcaacctgagtaaacacactatacactttattcatttatttttttttactgaagtccCCCTGCCAAAAAAAGTTACCCAATACCTATaaaccatgtgaaaaactaattgcctccttaaacttaaaatctggctGTGCCACCAATAACTGTAACCAAACACTttcgataactggagatcagtccttcacagcactgtggtggaattttggcccagtcttctttgcagaactgctttaggtCAGCCACATTGGACATTTTTCAAGCATGACCTGCccatttaaggtcctgccacagcatctcaattggttaaagtcaggactttgactaggccactccaaaactttcatTCTCCTTTTTTTGAGTCATTCAGAGGTGAGCTTACTCTAATgatcctatgctttggatcattgtcttgctacataaTCCAGCTGCatttgagtttcaatttatggactgaagacagacattctcctttaggattttctggtagagagcagaattcatgttttcctcaattattgcaagtttcccaggcTCTGAAACAGCAatgcatccccacaccatcacactcccaccaccatgcttgatcgcaggtttttttttttctttttcgttttgtggaattctgtgtttagtTTATGCCAAATGTAACGGAACagctgtcttccaaacagttccacttttgatttGTCAATCCACTAtctcaaaaggtttgaggatcatcaaggtgtgttttggcaaaattaatacaagccttaatgttgttctgggttagcagtagTTTTCActtcaccactcttccatggatgccatttttgctcagtgtctttctgatagcggagtcatgaacagtgacctttattgatgcaagcgaggcctgtaggtcctttgatgttgtctttggctcttatgtgacttgctggatgagtcgttgctgtgctcttggaggaaatTTGGAAAGCCGGACACTTCTGGAAAGGTTCACTATTGTGTTGAGATTTTCCCATTTGGAGAGAATGGCTTTCACTGTGATTCTTTGGAGTCTTAGAGCCTTTGCAATAGCTTCTtaatcatttctggaatttctttcaactttggcatactgtgttactgggtaagaccttttaaccaacttcatgctgttgaaaaagttctatttaagtgttgatttgattgaacagggtttgcagcaatcaggcctggttgagtctagtccagctgaaccccattatgaatgcagtttcatagatttggggaattagtaaatatgggggcaaatattttcacacaggcccagttggtattgtaTAACTTTTTTACTTCAAAGactaactatcatttaaaaaacagtatTTTCACTCATATGTTCACTCAggttgttttatcttagatttagttttaatttctgaaacaatttagaacgagatatatacacaaaaaccagaagaaatcagttacttttcacagcactgtaattaTCAGGGTCACCAGGtttcaaatgttaaataagataTAGAAAGGTAAAAATATTATGACGAGACACTGTAATGATCCACATCAGGCCTTACCTGTTTATACTGTTCTTCATCTAGACCTGCACGCTTGTGGACCTCTGTTATGATCACACCAGGCCTGTAAAAGAAAGATATCAGCATTACAACAGTGAACAAGATAACAGTCATGTAGCCTCACTACAACTCAAGTAACAGGATAAATGAACTTACCCAACAGAGTTGACTCGTACTTGCTTTGGTGCCAGCTCTGAAATATAATTTGAACACATCACAATTACACATGCTATGTCATAATCTTAACACTTCAGATACATTCTAGCAGGATGAATAGAAAAGATTTCCTTACCAAGAGCGACACAGCGTGTAAACTGGTCAATAGCAGACTTGGACATGCAGTATGCGAGCACTCCAGGAAACTGCAGGATGATACGAATCACTGTGTAAAATTTCTAACTATAGAAGAAATTATAGAAACCAAAACATCCATTGCAACACATTTACAATTCAATAAAAGACAATTCAATTTCTGCAGGAAAACACAAACTCACTGATCGTTGGCCATTTACACTGGACACGTTTACAATAGAGCCCTTGGTTTGAATCAAATGCGGCacacacaagtgtgtaaggtgATAAACTGATCTGAAACACACAAAGGCTTTAAAAGGTTTCAGTCAAGACAAAAGTTTCCTCAAAATTCTTAGCCAAACGTCAATGTCAAAGGCAGCAGAATGAAACCTAAACTAAAACTCTTACCTGACGTTAACATTCATCACTTTATCATATTGTGCCAAGTCGGTGGTCTCTATGGTGCCCATAGCGAGGATTCCTGCACTGTTAATGAGAACGTCCAGGCGCCCAAAATGAGCAACGGTCTCTTCAACGGTTTTCTTCACGGTGTCCTCGTCAGTCAAGTCTCCTGGCACCAAGAGTGGCTGACAGAATACCACACAAACATAGCCTGCATATTATATACTTAATGGATGAGTTTTTACCCATTACATTTGTTTCACCATacttgacccccccccccccccccccaaagtttAACCAGCAAAGATCTTCAAATAACCAGCTACTTAGAATGACAAACTTGTGAGAATTTATTCTCAACTTActcctgggggaaaaaaaaaaaaaaaaaacactctttcAGTTCTACTTTCTCtaggagtttttcctcaccaccgttgtctctggcttgctcattagggacaatttcataaattaaaaaaattctattctgaatttatacatttatgttaagctgctttgggacaatgtccattgttaaaagtgccatacaaataaaactgaattgaatttcatACTTTCTGTTCATAGACTTAAAATAGCAGTCACATTGTCATAACGCTCAGACCCCGAAATAAAATGAGCTGCCAATTTATTACATACTACCTTCCACCAGCATTACTGGTCATTTCATCTGGCGAACATACAATATTAGATGCACCTGGTAGGTATACTATTACTGATTGCAATCCAACTGATAAGTCGCTGTCTTCCCATTGACAAAATGGTCCAGCAGTTTTAAATTGGTCTTGTCTGAGTTTCTCTCTTGGTGGTCCCTTTCCGGTGATAGCCAAGGTGATGTGCGAGGACAAGTGGCAAGTCAAGCTCTACCCAGGATTTTATTTGCCGCAATGTTT of Ictalurus punctatus breed USDA103 chromosome 22, Coco_2.0, whole genome shotgun sequence contains these proteins:
- the zgc:101858 gene encoding 3-oxoacyl-[acyl-carrier-protein] reductase FabG isoform X1 — protein: MATSGAIRVCSLEDKVALITGASSGIGAGTALLFARLGAQLALNGRDMDKLSKLAKECEECGGKKPLLVPGDLTDEDTVKKTVEETVAHFGRLDVLINSAGILAMGTIETTDLAQYDKVMNVNVRSVYHLTHLCVPHLIQTKGSIVNVSSVNGQRSFPGVLAYCMSKSAIDQFTRCVALELAPKQVRVNSVGPGVIITEVHKRAGLDEEQYKQFLEKCKVTHALGRPGEVGEVAQAIAFLASDAATFITGVTLPVDGGRHAMCPR
- the zgc:101858 gene encoding 3-oxoacyl-[acyl-carrier-protein] reductase FabG isoform X2, producing the protein MDKLSKLAKECEECGGKKPLLVPGDLTDEDTVKKTVEETVAHFGRLDVLINSAGILAMGTIETTDLAQYDKVMNVNVRSVYHLTHLCVPHLIQTKGSIVNVSSVNGQRSFPGVLAYCMSKSAIDQFTRCVALELAPKQVRVNSVGPGVIITEVHKRAGLDEEQYKQFLEKCKVTHALGRPGEVGEVAQAIAFLASDAATFITGVTLPVDGGRHAMCPR